A region from the Arvicola amphibius chromosome 12, mArvAmp1.2, whole genome shotgun sequence genome encodes:
- the LOC119802642 gene encoding LOW QUALITY PROTEIN: SNW domain-containing protein 1-like (The sequence of the model RefSeq protein was modified relative to this genomic sequence to represent the inferred CDS: deleted 1 base in 1 codon; substituted 1 base at 1 genomic stop codon), with protein MALTSFLPAPTQLSQDQFEAEERARSQRSRQTSLVSSRREPPPYGYRKGWIPRLLEDFGDGGAFPEIHVAQYHLDMGRKKKMSNALAIXVDPEGKIKYDAIARQGQSKDKVIYSKYTDLVPKEVMNADDPDLQRPDEEAIKEITEKTRVALEKSVSQKVAAAMPVRAADKLAPAQYIRYTPSQQGVAFNSGAKQRVIRMVEMQKDPMEPPRFNINKKIPRGPPSPPAPVMHSPSRKMTVKEQQEWKIPPCISNWKNAKGYTIPLDKRLASDGRGLQTVHINENFAKLAEALYIADRKAREAVEMRAQVERKMAQKEKEKHEEKLREMAQKARERRAGIKTHVEKEDGEARERDEIRHDRRKERQHDQNLSRAAPDKRSKLQRNENRDISEVIALGVPNPRTSNEVQYDQRLFNQTKGMDSGFAGGEDEIYVYDQAWRGGKDMAQSIYRPSKNLDKDMYGDDLETRIKTNRFVPDKEFSGSDRRQRNREGPVQFEEDPFGLDKFLEEAKQHGGSKRPSDSSRPKEHEHEGKKRRKE; from the exons ATGGCGCTCACCAGCTTTTTGCCTGCACCCACTCAGCTATCTCAGGACCAATTTGAAGCTGAAGAAAGAGCAAGATCTCAGAGATCGCGGCAGACCTCTTTGGTCTCTTCACGAAGAGAGCCTCCCCCGTATGGGTACCGGAAAGGCTGGATTCCACGTTTGTTAGAGGATTTTGGAGATGGAGGTGCTTTCCCAGAAATCCATGTGGCCCAGTATCACCTGGATATGGGGCGAAAGAAAAAAATGTCGAATGCACTGGCCATATAGGTGGATCCTGAAGGGAAAATCAAATACGATGCAATCGCTCGACAGGGGCAGTCCAAAGACAAGGTCATTTACAGCAAATACACTGACCTGGTTCCAAAGGAGGTTATGAATGCAGATGACCCAGACCTGCAAAGGCCTGATGAAGAAGCTATTAAAGAGATAACAGAGAAGACAAGAGTAGCCCTGGAGAAGTCCGTATCACAGAAGGTTGCTGCAGCCATGCCAGTTCGTGCAGCTGACAAGCTGGCTCCTGCTCAGTATATCCGCTACACACCATCTCAACAAGGTGTAGCATTCAACTCTGGAGCTAAACAGAGAGTTATTCGGATGGTAGAAATGCAGAAAGATCCAATGGAGCCACCAAGATTcaatattaataagaaaattcCTCGGGGACCACCATCTCCTCCTGCACCTGTGATGCATTCTCCTAGTCGGAAGATGACTGTAAAGGAACAGCAAGAGTGGAAGATT CCCCCGTGTATTTCCAACTGGAAGAACGCAAAGGGTTATACAATTCCTCTGGATAAGCGGCTGGCTTCTGATGGAAGAGGACTTCAGACCGTGCACATAAACGAAAATTTTGCCAAACTGGCTGAAGCTCTATACATTGCTGATCGGAAGGCTCGTGAAGCTGTGGAAATGCGAGCCCAAGTGgagagaaagatggctcagaaagaaaaggagaagcatgAAGAGAAACTTAGAgaaatggcccagaaagccagagagaggagagctgggATCAAAACCCACGTAGAAAAAGAGGATGGAGAAGCACGCGAAAGGGATGAAATCCGTCATGACAGGCGAAAAGAGAGACAGCATGACCAGAACCTTTCCAGGGCAGCACCTGATAAGAggtcaaaactacagagaaatgaaaatcgaGATATCAGTGAAGTCATTGCTCTTGGCGTGCCCAATCCTCGAACTTCCAATGAAGTTCAGTATGACCAGAGGCTCTTCAACCAAACCAAGGGTATGGACAGTGGATTTGCAGGTGGAGAAGATGAAATTTATGTTTATGATcaggcctggagaggtggtaaAGATATGGCTCAAAGCATCTACAGGCCTAGTAAAAACCTGGACAAGGATATGTATGGTGATGACCTAGAAACCAGGATAAAGACCAACCGGTTTGTTCCTGATAAGGAGTTTTCTGGTTCAGACCGTAGACAGAGAAACCGAGAGGGACCAGTTCAGTTTGAGGAAGATCCTTTTGGTTTGGACAAATTTTTGGAAGAAGCCAAACAGCATGGTGGTTCTAAAAGACCTTCTGATAGCAGTCGCCCTAAGGAGCATGAGCACGAAGGCAAGAAGCGGAGGAAGGAGTAG